The sequence ACGTGCAAATTGGCACACACATCTATGATTATGTCTTCATAGGAGGCTGACCGTCCTGGGAAAGGCAGATACATCTCTTGAGCAGTGGCTTCTCCAGAAACATCATTTAGCTCTTCGTCTTGGAAAACGAATTGGCTGCTATTCTTCATCACCTTGTTGAATTCAGCATACTCATTGAGAATAAGTGAAATATCATTCCGCGATTCCTTCACAGTACTGTTGTATTTCAGTTTGTTGAGGTGGAGTGAAACAGTGTCATTTCTTTGAGAATCTGTAAGATCTCTATTATGACTACATCTCTCTCTCCAAGAGGAAGAGCTGTCCAGATTGCTGGCTGTGTAGCCTCTCCTGGGCTGACCCTGTGGTCTGGGATCTGACTCCACAACTGTTACCAGAAGGGGGCTTCTGCTCCTAGGTGCAGGATGCAGAATTGAGGCCTCAGAGATTTTTGTCGAAGGGAAAGCACCAATGGAGATCTGGGTCGGTAATTCCTTTGGAAAGACATTGGCAGAGGAGGCAGAATGCTGAGAATCCCCATTCTTTATGGTCTGTTTTAGTTTATGTGCAAAACGCAGATACTCCAGGTCTAAAGTGTTCTGGGTGAGGTCATCTGCCCCCTGCCAAGTGCTTGTCCAGGAGCTGGGCAGGCTACAGTTTGCAGTGAAACTCGGATGCCTCCTCAGGCTGTGTGAAGTTCTCATGGTGTCTTTGAGTTCTTTTGTTATAGAGAAGTTGGCGTAAGTCCTGAGGATACCATGGAGATCTCGGATTTGGACGTAAGGCGGCACacacttctcttctttctttaccCCAGTAGTCCAGTGCCCGGGAGGGAGGCTCGTCTCCATGCCTGGAACCCGGCTAGAGCAGCCCCAGTCCTCTTGGTTGTTGTTGTGGAAGTTCAACGACGACTCATAGCCATCTGTGGGAACATCTTTTTTCCTGGTGTAACTACCTCCTAAAGTATAAGAATCCTCCAAATACAATTTGGGATTTCTACAATCACCAAGCAGGTCTAGATCACAATCTCCAGAAAGCAGTTCACAGTGCATGTCAGAATTCACACTGACCTCTGCATCTCTGCCTAGGATTTCAGAACCAGCCTCAGTCCTGAGCCCCTCCCCACTGTTCTCAGTTTCTACGTGCTCTGTGGCTATTCCACAAACAGAAGTATCAAAGGATTCTGAAACAAAGGAGGCCAAAGGCTCTTTACTGAGATTTTCCTTGGTGTCTGCTGTATTTTGGTAGGGACCAGCACAAAGGGAGGAAACCCCAACATTCAACAGCTCCTTTGTTTCACATGTTGACACATCTTGCAGCATGTGGATGGCTTTGCGTTCACCTTTTAGAGAAGATGTGGTGTTGGACTGAGGGCCAGCAGTGCCTAGACCTGTGGTTTCTTTATGTAACTCAGCTTCAGTTTCACCATTCTTAAGCAAActggccattctgactgctggTATTTCCTGTGCTTGAAATGCTGGCTCTGCATTTATTGGTCTTACATAATGGGTTAATGTAGCACTGTCTGAGGAAGAACAAAGCGTGGGGACCACTGAGCACATGCATCCTTGTGTAGAATAAGCTCCATCAACCGAGGCAGCTGTCAAGGACTTCACCTGCAGATAAATGCCTTCATCTGTTTTCAAATCACTGGGAAAGAGATTGTTCTGACTGCTTTTAGGGCTAGTCTGCTGTTTTACTGACACATTCACTATACCACTTGCTGCCATTGTGGAAACCAATGTGTCAGACAAAGACTTATTTTCAATAACATTTCTAGGACTAAATGGAGGTGCACTGGACTCCAAGACAAGATGTTTTAAGTTCAAATTTCTGTTCTCTATACTAACTGGCTGCAATGGATTTCCTGATTTTACCAGTTTTTCAGGAGAAGGACTGAAGTCACCTGTGCATTTGGCAGCTGAGGCAGGCTGGTTTAAGTCCCTACCACAGCACTGCACCTTTCCTGAGAAAGATAAACCCTCATCATGCTCACTTGAGACAATCTCCTCAGTTACTTTACCAGGAAGGGTTGGTCTACCTGTTCTTCCTGGATGATCAGTTAATATTAGAGGCATTTCGGCAGAGACCTGCATTTGTTGTACCTGGGTAAAGTTATCTTGCCCCACTGGATGGGTAGGaccaacaaaaacattttctttttctgttatgcCTAAGTCTTCTGACTCACATTGGGAGATTCGGTTGCTCTTCTCACACTGTGTAccatgaagttttaaaatgcatgGAGTCACAGCCTGATATGGTCGTGTCTCTTTAACTGGTACTGGAGGTTCAGGACTAGAAGCTGGTGATACTTCCTCAATTACAGAATCAAAGGGAAAATCAGAGGTCACATTAATTTCCTCTGCAATCTCAAGGGTGCAATTTTCTTTAGAAAGTATTAAAGTAACTGATTGTAAATTATCCCCCTTTCTCTCCTTATTTTCTACTGGTTCTTCTGACACTGTAGGATATACTGACACATTGTCAGCAGAATTCACTTCTCCGCTTTCTGTGAGAGCCACCTCTTCTGGTTCATCTATTTCCTCAGCTACATCCTGAAGTTCTAAATTTGAGAATGGGGCCTCTTCAAATTGCTCTATTTCACCAGCTGGCATTTCTTCTCTGGGACTTGTAGGTGGTGATATTGTTAGAGCTAAGTCAATGTCAGAATCGTCCTCTGATAACTCTAGGCTGACCTCTCTACTCACAGACAGGCTTGTTTGTTTGATATATACCGAATCAAACGCTTCCAAATTCATATTGTCAGTGTTTGGACCATTCTTGTCATCCTTCCTTAGTTCTAAAGAGTCGCCTGATGTGTGGCATCCTGATGAAATGCAGTTAAGTGAACAATGCTTTCCCAAGGTGGTAGAGGCTGATAATGAGTCCACTTCAACCTGTGTCGGTTCTAGAAGCCCTTCTGAAGATACGCTGAGGAGACTCTGAGTCTGCGAAAGGAAATCTTGAGTGCATCTCACTTCTTCACTGGGTAATAGATAACTAGAACTTTTAACTAATGATAATGCCTCCATTACCATTGTTTTATCAGACGGTAGTGAGACTGGAAGAGGCATCTCTTGCTGTAATGAACACATTTCTTTATCAAGTGTCTCTCTACCTACTGAGGAGGCACAAAGGTACTTAGTGCCTTTCTGTCCTGCAACTACTAGAGAGGGAATGTCCCTCAGgccttgtgtttgtgtgttttccgAGGTGGATACAGGATGTCTAAGGCTTGCAGCAGGTGATACTTGCTTAATCAACTCCTTATTAAAGGTTGTAGGTTCATCAGCTGCATTTACACCTTCTGTCTGTATTGGTACATGTGCATTTTTTTCAAAGGTGAGAGTAACTGGTTCCGGATTAATCACTGCACACCCCAAATTATCATCCTTTCTTTCCAAGGAAGGTTGACATTCATTGTTTATGGGGCTGCCATGTTGGATAAGGTCCTGTAAAGTACCTGTTTTTGTTTGCATTGCTGCATCAAGAACATCCATTTTGTTTTCAAGGGTGCTGTACACAGAGCTCTGACATATCACTGGCTGACTACCAGGCCCATCGTAAGTCCTGGTGAATGTGGCTTGAGTAACAGTGCCACTGTAAGAAGCCACTCTTGTGCTATCCAGTGGCTGAACAATTTCTTCTTCACTAGGAACTGAAGGTCCATTAGTTTGTGTACTTCCAACACCAGAAAGCACAAGATTAGAAGTCTCCAATGATTCTTGTTTAGCTTCTTCCCCAATTACCTGAAATggccaaagtaaaaaaaaaaatcagtcacataaaatgttttttatatgaTTATATGTACGtgtgaagaaaagataaaaattaattttagtttgtgaatgttcttttgaattttctagcTAAAAGAATATCACAGGGTACAAATCAAGCAAATCCCTCTTTTAAAGGCAGACTTAAAATATCCCCCAGTgggatttgttttctttaaaaccaCACACAGAAGAGAGCTCCAAgctttttggaagaaaaataactagACCACTGACAATGTAAAAGACTTCAAATGCAGCCTGTTTGCTACTTAGCACCGCTTAATCCAGAAGTGTAGCACtagagaaaaagcattcaattttgtttttaataaacgagattttttttttttttttttttttttttttaaagacagggtcttgctttattgaacaggctggagtgcagtggagtgatctcggctcactgcaacctctgcctcccgggttcaagtgactctctgcctcagcctcccaagtagctgggattacaggtgcatgccaccacgcccggctatttttagtagagatgaggtttagccatgttggccaggctggtctcgaactcctgacctcaagtgatccacccaccttggcctcccaaagtgctgggattacaggtgtgagccactgtgcccagcctaaaagataatttttaaaaagcaaataataacatttttaacatcCGTTTTCAATCAGACCATAAGTACACCATCATCTGAAGCTTTCCCATGAGGCAACAGAGTAAATTAATTACTACTCCCTGTACTCAGAATACATTGATTCTAGTAAATAAAAGCCCCTTATCCCTTAGCTATCTTCTTTGCATGAAACCGGATATTCTTTCTCATTTGAATACCTCCTATTGTACACGGCAACTGAAAACTTATCAATGCAGTTTGCATTCATAAACTGAACTAAAGGCACTGATTTAAACAGTAGCAAGCAGGATTTAGGTTAAACATTAGCAGAGCTATCATCTCAGGACAGTTCTGATAACCTTATAAACAGggtggtatttgttttttgttttatttaaagccTCAAGCATGGCCCTGTCGAGCATATAATAAAATGAACTGATTATACAACTGATCACACCTCTGCAATGCTGGGAACACCATGCTCACAAACTGCGTGCCATGTCTTGAAGCATACATGTTGGAAATCAGGAACTGTGTTCCAAATCTCGTTAAAAACATTTCTGTCTTAGGTAGGGCGCGGcctctcacacctgtaatctcagaactttgggaggctgtggcgggcagatcactttaggccagaagttcgagaccagcctggccaacacggcaaaatctagtctctattaaaaatacaaatttacccaggagtggtggcatgcacctgtaatcccagctacttgggaggctgaggcagagagtcacttgaacccaggaggcggaggctgcagtctcaaaaaaaccaaacaaactcaTGTCtggctggagcagtggctcacgagACTATGtcgcaaacaaaacaaaacaaacaaaaaaccatttctggccgggggcagtggctcacgcctgtaatcccagcactttgggaggccgaggcaggtggattgcctaagGTTAGGAGttatagaccagcctggccaacatagtgaaaccctgtctctactaaaaatacaaaaattagccgggcatggtggtgcacccctgtagtcctagctacttgggaggctgaggcaggagaatcacacgagcctggaaggcagaggttgcagtgagccgagatcataccactgcattccagcctgggtgacagagactccatctcaaaacaaaacgaaatcCGTAATCTCAGTCCTGGTAGATCACCAGGCATTTGGACCAGCGGCCATGGTGAccgttctaaaaaaaaaaaaggtgggtagATATccacctaggtcaggagttccggaGGAACCAGGCCTGGCCAACCATGGGGAAAAGtctctcacaaaaaaacaaaaaaaaaaaaaaaaaaaaaaaacaagtcaacactaaaaaatacaaaaaaagcatgTCAGTGTCCTCTGAGAACTTAGGTAGTTGCGATAGCACACACGTGTGCCTTTCAAGTACAGGCACAGCATTCAACAAgatgacaaaaaaacaaaaacctacataAGTACATACTAACGAGATTGTTAGGAATCCAATTGATTTGAACAGTCAGGCTTGCCACACAAATACAATTGTAAATCATTGAAATCATTGCTAAAATTAGTACTGATGATAGTTAATTACTTATTACCACAACAAACggtattttataagaaactagcatgtatatatgtattaatctAAATCTCCCTGACTaaactatattttcttattctaagGTGGTGATTCTTAACTGGATTTTATGTAATTCTTTGTGAATAGGATGGAACTGCTGAATcccatctttagaaaaaaaaaaaagcacatacatAGTTAACATTTAGGTTTTCTAGACTGGAATCTTGGCTTGACAATTTTCTATGTGACTTTAGGcaatttctttacttctctatGCTTTAGTTTCGTCATCTGTGTAATGGGGAGATTAATAGTCTTTAACTTATTTGAGAATGAACTGAGTTAATGTGAGTGAAGGGCTTAGAACACTTACTATCTGGCACACAGTGACCCAGAAATCTTTAATTCTCATGATGATGACAATCACTTAAAGATACTCACGGGTTCTATGAGGCTCACCCAAGGACCTCCAAGTCCCCAGTGACCCCGGGTATAGGAACACTGTCTACTCTTTCTTAAGACAGGAATCATAGATGCTGCCCAAACCCAAGCAATATTATTCTAGAATAAATTTGGGCTGAAAGCTTTAAAAGGTAGGTAATTTTGTCAATCCATTTGCTTAGAATTTTGTTAACAACTTTTAGATTTGCTCCAGGTAAAATGTGGATTATCTGGCCTGGTTGAATGTCAGTTGAGAATAATGGAACAAAACAAAGTATATTTCCCATATTTACAAATAGTTATTTGCAATGCGTTTTCTCTCACAGGTCTGGCATTTTACTATTCCAGCATCtgtcttcaaaaataattttaatacaattaattttagTTTAAGGTTTATCAAAGTatgtctaatatttattattgctaTATTTGATCCTTAAACAATATTCTACATAAGACATGATAGGTATTAAGtcacctcttttaaaaattaagcaaagaaCCAATTTGCCCCAAATTATGCTGGGCTCCCAGATCATGTGGACCCTGTGACATTTTTCTACTCTGGTTTTTTTCAATCAGGATGGCAGGTAAGCTCTACCTGCAGACAATTTGAGGACACTTCATGAAAACTAGGTTTTTGGTGTAATATTTCTTTACATACCTTGAGAATTCACtgtcctaaaatttaaaaatgccttgTTTTGAATGTGattttacatataaacattttttcttcaaaaataatgcCAACATTTAACAGTATTCAGTTTACATACCTCATTATTATAAGAACAGACGAAATTCTGGTTTTCTTGGGTGTCTGGATCACACTCTCTGGCAAaagtttttttctgttcattttgtaCACAGAGTTCCAAGCCTCGGGTAAGTGGTGTTTTAATGAAAGGAAGCAAGCAGTTAGGATCACGGAAGGATACTTCAGTAGCATGAGCCCTGGAAATTTCGTTAGTCTCCAACAGAGGGTCTGCAGAACATCTTTCCAAACCAAGGGACTCCTCAATTTCACGGAGCTCACAAGATTCTAACATGCTATTTATAGACACATATTTTGCTGGGTTGCTGTGTTCTACAACCTTTCGGGAAGATCGTATGACTTTGTTCTGATTGCTGTAAAACAGAGCTACCCACATATGAAGTAAAAGCTTCACTTCTTCCACATTATCAGGCAAATCAGTATTCCAGGGCCTAAAAGTTTACAGAAAGAACACATGAAAATCATTGAAAATGGTTATTTTAGTTGATTACCTTATCATAAGCAAGTGCCTCCAATATTaaccttagtttttgtttttatttttaaaatttacagataTTAAACATGAATGAGTAAATATGTAGTTGACTTAACACATAATTATCAATCTAACCCACTCATTTTACAGAGATGGGAAATGAGAATCAGAACATGTAATTGCCTTCTTTCAAATCACAAAACCTGTATGGCAGAACCATGATCTGAACATGGGTAGCACGTGTCTTTTACACCATACGAATTCACTCTGGACACGGAATACTTATTATAGAAATGGTTTCACCAATATCCAAATCCTCATCACCATGCTTTTGCTAAGTCTGgctgattcatttattttccatttttgtgccTCTCTTCTAATAGTTGGGAAAGTCTGAAGATAAAATATCTCTCTGGGCAATTCAACAGAACTATACTATTTTCAGACTACAGTTCTGAAAAATATCCTGAAACTGTAAGgggaaatagaaaacatttctggCCACCTGGCAGGCAAAAGGATGGCAGATTGCTGGAGTACGATAAGTTAGGGGGGCTGCAGAGTTGGGCAACAGCTAAACAGGAAGTTCTAAGGAAATGACCCTATGAGTACATATGAACAGGTGTATGGAAGAAAGCCTGACAGCTGTACAGTCCATATAGTCAGATGTGAAACAGTTCATTAATAGGGAGCTGAATGTCAATTCATATAGCTAATGAATGCTTCTTGCTAACAGTGATGGTTACCATTTATTATTACTACTGGCCAGTCACTGTGCAAAAATCTCAATATATGTAACCTCAGGATACAGCTACATACTTAAGTGTTGGCCACAGACTGTCATCCACCATTGATATCACCTgaaaatttgttagaaatgcagaatgtcAGGACTCTCCCAAGGAGAATGCATCAGAATCTGCAGTTCAGTGAAATCTCTAGATGAGCAGCGCATACAATTAAGAAGCACTGTCCAGAAGCAAGaaacttgcccaggatcacagGAGGTAAGAAAGGGAAAGAACCCGGGTTCAAACCTAGGTTAGTCTacactccaaagcctgtgctgtTCACCACTCTGTTATTACTGACTTGATTACTTCTTAAGGGAGATCTACAGAACAATCTTATGTGAAACTGCTTATTCCTATCAATCTGACCAATTTACCAAGCtacaagtgatttttaaaatgtttcttctggAATTCAGTCtgtaaagcattatttctaaaTCTCACACTATTTTACATTAAGATCTCATCTAAAAATTGAAATTCAAAAGCCACAAGGGCTTGCGAAGGAGCACTGCAAAATGGAAAGCTATTCATTAGgctaaaattatctttaaaaagttcTCCACATGAGCACAGGGGGAAAACCAGCCTGTTACTCTTAATTGCCAGGAAACATGTTTGCTTGATGTTACTATCAAATTACTGGTTTTAAACACAacacttctttctccttctccagaGTTTGGCGTAAGTTTCCCCATCTCACTACATTCATCTCAACAGAAAAGTTTCA comes from Nomascus leucogenys isolate Asia chromosome 9, Asia_NLE_v1, whole genome shotgun sequence and encodes:
- the TASOR2 gene encoding protein TASOR 2 isoform X2 codes for the protein MAPPAHKSILECSENVLMSPWKGKLIVQDRMLCDIALWSTYGAMIPTQLPQELDFKYVMKVSSLKKKLPEAAFRKQNYLEQKVCFQDLCFNLYEVELSNRQGENIDKLTECIKNKQLAIIKCLEDRGFFILLTSSALLSEPDFGGKQMGLHGLHLFHSPLSTGVKDLKVEDDISMKVIPIIPALNCALLETKKSLPEERIHPNTLVKHHFQELYKADRSPSLTVAPQDRMKDPTFLGKLPSGFDLIPPAEKCPSESLTQLNSYFSDPSAYILEVSTALDLLAEHPQSPCVSDGICDAGFSLVMTPDPEFLVSEAELRKETEMKKDSEEMLKAKKRVVVPLSPASNLRVQPKRKARMPHVVQSKKVNLCRPFRKRPVSRADNSSDSPTTLKLVKGQFPQKRKRGAEVLTAQFVQKTKLDRKNQEAPISKDVPVPTNAKRARKQEKSPVKTVPRAKPPVKKSPQKQRVNIVKGNENPRNRKQLQPVKGETASKLQSEISRDGQEDGISINSVQPENTTAAHNDLPENSIVNYDSQALNMLADLALSSATSSTPVSEPRNLHCSSELPQNDVLPSKENTLRGTSDHEYHRGVKSQKGELLPNPSSDRKSNSGSDLTVSQDEESLVPCSQAPAKAQSALTEEMLESSDASQSSSVSVEHSYALLLTEHSKKHLQEREIPNPLFPKNGTKSPEAATPVGKVMPFRHQPGLLLQQKPPDEPMVKPKDRPTSSRVKKSSCSRIVFSCDDSVKITFKCETEYAFSLDSKYTNNPLEKTVVRALHGPWNTDLPDNVEEVKLLLHMWVALFYSNQNKVIRSSRKVVEHSNPAKYVSINSMLESCELREIEESLGLERCSADPLLETNEISRAHATEVSFRDPNCLLPFIKTPLTRGLELCVQNEQKKTFARECDPDTQENQNFVCSYNNEVIGEEAKQESLETSNLVLSGVGSTQTNGPSVPSEEEIVQPLDSTRVASYSGTVTQATFTRTYDGPGSQPVICQSSVYSTLENKMDVLDAAMQTKTGTLQDLIQHGSPINNECQPSLERKDDNLGCAVINPEPVTLTFEKNAHVPIQTEGVNAADEPTTFNKELIKQVSPAASLRHPVSTSENTQTQGLRDIPSLVVAGQKGTKYLCASSVGRETLDKEMCSLQQEMPLPVSLPSDKTMVMEALSLVKSSSYLLPSEEVRCTQDFLSQTQSLLSVSSEGLLEPTQVEVDSLSASTTLGKHCSLNCISSGCHTSGDSLELRKDDKNGPNTDNMNLEAFDSVYIKQTSLSVSREVSLELSEDDSDIDLALTISPPTSPREEMPAGEIEQFEEAPFSNLELQDVAEEIDEPEEVALTESGEVNSADNVSVYPTVSEEPVENKERKGDNLQSVTLILSKENCTLEIAEEINVTSDFPFDSVIEEVSPASSPEPPVPVKETRPYQAVTPCILKLHGTQCEKSNRISQCESEDLGITEKENVFVGPTHPVGQDNFTQVQQMQVSAEMPLILTDHPGRTGRPTLPGKVTEEIVSSEHDEGLSFSGKVQCCGRDLNQPASAAKCTGDFSPSPEKLVKSGNPLQPVSIENRNLNLKHLVLESSAPPFSPRNVIENKSLSDTLVSTMAASGIVNVSVKQQTSPKSSQNNLFPSDLKTDEGIYLQVKSLTAASVDGAYSTQGCMCSVVPTLCSSSDSATLTHYVRPINAEPAFQAQEIPAVRMASLLKNGETEAELHKETTGLGTAGPQSNTTSSLKGERKAIHMLQDVSTCETKELLNVGVSSLCAGPYQNTADTKENLSKEPLASFVSESFDTSVCGIATEHVETENSGEGLRTEAGSEILGRDAEVSVNSDMHCELLSGDCDLDLLGDCRNPKLYLEDSYTLGGSYTRKKDVPTDGYESSLNFHNNNQEDWGCSSRVPGMETSLPPGHWTTGVKKEEKCVPPYVQIRDLHGILRTYANFSITKELKDTMRTSHSLRRHPSFTANCSLPSSWTSTWQGADDLTQNTLDLEYLRFAHKLKQTIKNGDSQHSASSANVFPKELPTQISIGAFPSTKISEASILHPAPRSRSPLLVTVVESDPRPQGQPRRGYTASNLDSSSSWRERCSHNRDLTDSQRNDTVSLHLNKLKYNSTVKESRNDISLILNEYAEFNKVMKNSSQFVFQDEELNDVSGEATAQEMYLPFPGRSASYEDIIIDVCANLHVKLRSVAKEACKSTFLFYLVETEDKSFFVRTKNLLRKGGHTEIEPQHFCQAFHRENDTLIIIIRNEDISSHLHQIPSLLKLKHFPSVIFAGVDSPGDVLDHTYQELFRAGGFVISDDKILEAITLVQLKEIIKILEKLNGNGRWKWLLHYRENKKLKEDERVDSTAHKKNIMLKSFQSANIIELLHYHQCDSRSSTKAEILKCLLNLQIQHIDARFAVLLTDKPTIPREVFENSGILVTDVNNFIENIEKLAAPFRSSYW